One window from the genome of Candidatus Omnitrophota bacterium encodes:
- a CDS encoding response regulator, which produces MWKILIVDDNYESRELIAEILRDTADCDVASNGKEAIDKYNASLQEKHYDLILLDIEMPEINGLELLRKIRQSEEAADIPLGEGVSIIMVTAHKKPFLDAFYQGCNDYIIKPIDATKLIDKIKKKLDGSV; this is translated from the coding sequence ATGTGGAAAATATTGATTGTTGATGATAATTATGAAAGTCGTGAACTTATAGCAGAAATTTTGCGTGATACTGCTGATTGCGATGTTGCGTCTAACGGAAAAGAAGCAATCGACAAATATAATGCATCTCTTCAAGAAAAGCATTACGATCTGATTCTTCTAGATATTGAGATGCCTGAAATCAATGGCCTTGAGCTTCTTCGAAAAATTCGACAAAGTGAAGAGGCAGCCGATATTCCTTTAGGTGAAGGGGTTTCTATCATTATGGTCACAGCTCATAAAAAACCATTTTTAGATGCTTTTTATCAAGGCTGTAACGATTATATTATTAAGCCAATTGATGCAACAAAGCTGATTGACAAGATCAAAAAGAAGCTTGACGGCTCCGTTTAG
- a CDS encoding Hpt domain-containing protein yields MGEFQYDVNKVCEELHVRAEILEKLLKSFTGTLAQKIAELDELVPQRNIDKIRAIMHEVKGTAGNLRLNEVYCTADTMHLAVKAEEPQEKIIELFDAFKKESELFFNHMEQK; encoded by the coding sequence ATGGGGGAGTTTCAATACGATGTCAATAAGGTTTGCGAAGAGCTCCATGTTCGCGCTGAAATTTTAGAAAAACTTTTAAAGAGCTTTACAGGCACTTTAGCACAAAAGATTGCTGAGCTCGATGAGCTTGTGCCACAAAGAAATATTGATAAAATTCGCGCAATTATGCATGAAGTCAAAGGAACAGCTGGGAATTTGCGTTTAAATGAAGTTTATTGCACGGCTGATACAATGCATTTGGCAGTTAAGGCAGAAGAGCCTCAAGAAAAGATTATAGAGCTGTTTGATGCTTTTAAAAAAGAATCAGAGTTGTTTTTTAATCATATGGAACAAAAATAA
- a CDS encoding response regulator, which yields MAENNKKILVVDDSTLERELLIEILKGSGIKNEFLQAKSGEHAIEVLGHNHKDIAIILLDWQMPEMTGLEFMEGVVKVPAVSKVPIVMVTASGSDENKKQAKQVNPDLAGYVVKPYEPEVLVESIKPYIS from the coding sequence ATGGCCGAAAATAATAAAAAAATTTTAGTTGTAGATGATTCAACGCTTGAACGCGAACTTTTAATTGAAATATTAAAAGGTTCTGGTATTAAAAATGAATTTCTTCAAGCAAAAAGTGGGGAGCATGCTATTGAAGTTTTAGGGCATAATCATAAAGATATTGCCATTATTTTGCTTGATTGGCAGATGCCAGAAATGACAGGATTGGAGTTTATGGAAGGAGTTGTGAAAGTTCCGGCTGTTTCCAAAGTTCCTATTGTCATGGTTACCGCTTCTGGATCTGATGAAAATAAAAAACAAGCAAAACAGGTTAATCCGGATTTAGCTGGATATGTTGTCAAGCCATATGAGCCAGAAGTCTTAGTTGAGTCTATTAAACCTTATATTTCATAA
- a CDS encoding response regulator — translation MNENNFKSEIPNLNLEEQTDMLSEFTAEALNLLMDAKNAVLALEAVPTDSEAIAKGFKVCYSIKGLSGFLNLKDIQYLAARMEEIFDLLRKNLLSFDDEVAEVMLECIDNLRIFLDLLNEQISNQGKLESPYPDISLIISKTSLLKDRTVSNAISKVITDKRSGKISPISLPVSKQGDSRSNILKRQQELIKERELAIKLSQQAQKSAAEKSDMLASMSHEMRTLINAIMGFSDILIKSPLENKQKEFLRSIRSSGELLLEIINNILDLAKVERGKLKLETIPFNLKDLIEDVFQIVRTRLDGKPISLFFDLNPEIPVHLKGDPTRLRQILINLLSNATKFTEKGEVGLIIEFDAEKEIILEPNKNISLRFSAVDTGIGIAASRQKFIFEPFTQGDKTITREYGGTGLGLTISKSYVEVMGGKIWVTSEVNKGSQFIFTMEFPIVDIAKKKNEINFNLDEILKKNIIVVDTDPRKTLEKVCAELSLNVECLSGDSKKVLGEILEKAKQGEKPDLIFIDILTHKEEGYLLASRIKQEESLKSTRLVAVSGNMGFVISSEAYKECFDDFLLRPIILKELLALLKDTFNVLSPQDIERQSCPHLDGDCNGINVLIVDDSATNIELIKAYFESIGCDGDYALNGQEAIEMVRQKKYDICFMDLQMPVLNGFAAAQIIRQEISHDLPIVALTAADDQEDREKCSEIGFNDFLTKPFNMDDFKDKIISYGRK, via the coding sequence ATGAATGAGAATAATTTTAAATCAGAAATTCCAAATTTAAATCTTGAAGAGCAGACTGATATGCTTTCTGAGTTTACCGCAGAAGCATTGAATCTTTTGATGGATGCTAAGAATGCTGTTCTTGCTCTTGAGGCTGTTCCGACAGACTCAGAAGCGATTGCTAAGGGATTTAAAGTATGTTATTCAATCAAGGGTTTGTCGGGATTCTTAAATTTAAAAGATATTCAATATTTGGCAGCACGGATGGAAGAGATATTTGATTTGTTGAGAAAGAACTTATTGTCATTTGACGATGAGGTTGCAGAAGTCATGCTTGAGTGCATTGATAATCTTCGCATATTTTTGGATTTACTGAACGAGCAAATTTCTAACCAGGGAAAGCTTGAAAGTCCGTATCCCGACATTTCTTTAATTATTAGTAAAACTAGCCTCTTGAAGGATCGAACAGTTTCAAATGCAATTTCAAAAGTGATCACAGACAAGCGTTCGGGCAAAATTTCTCCTATTAGCTTGCCTGTCTCAAAGCAAGGGGATAGTCGTTCTAATATTCTTAAGAGGCAGCAAGAGCTAATTAAAGAACGCGAATTGGCGATCAAATTAAGTCAGCAAGCACAAAAATCCGCAGCTGAAAAAAGTGATATGCTCGCTAGCATGTCACATGAAATGCGAACGCTGATCAATGCGATTATGGGTTTTTCGGATATCCTTATCAAAAGTCCTCTTGAAAATAAGCAAAAGGAGTTTTTGCGATCCATTCGATCAAGCGGGGAGCTATTGTTGGAGATTATTAATAACATATTGGATCTTGCCAAAGTTGAACGTGGAAAATTAAAACTTGAAACAATTCCGTTTAATCTTAAAGATCTCATTGAAGATGTTTTTCAAATTGTCCGTACACGTTTAGATGGAAAACCAATTTCATTATTTTTTGATTTGAATCCTGAAATTCCTGTTCACCTCAAAGGGGACCCGACGAGATTACGCCAAATTTTAATTAATTTGTTAAGCAACGCAACTAAATTTACTGAAAAAGGTGAGGTTGGATTGATTATTGAGTTTGATGCTGAAAAAGAGATTATTTTAGAGCCAAACAAAAATATTAGTTTGCGTTTTTCTGCTGTTGATACAGGGATTGGCATTGCTGCAAGTCGGCAAAAATTTATTTTTGAACCATTTACGCAAGGTGACAAAACAATCACGCGTGAATACGGCGGAACTGGATTAGGTTTAACAATATCTAAAAGCTATGTTGAGGTTATGGGTGGAAAAATATGGGTCACCTCTGAAGTTAATAAAGGAAGTCAGTTTATTTTTACGATGGAGTTTCCGATTGTCGATATTGCTAAGAAAAAAAATGAAATTAATTTTAACCTTGATGAAATTCTAAAAAAGAATATCATAGTTGTAGATACTGATCCTCGAAAAACTTTAGAAAAAGTATGCGCCGAGTTGTCACTTAACGTAGAGTGTTTAAGCGGTGATTCTAAAAAAGTTTTAGGCGAAATTCTAGAAAAAGCAAAACAAGGTGAAAAACCAGATCTTATTTTTATTGATATTTTGACACACAAAGAAGAAGGCTATCTTTTAGCAAGCCGTATCAAGCAAGAAGAAAGTCTTAAAAGCACAAGATTAGTGGCTGTGTCTGGAAATATGGGATTTGTTATTTCGAGTGAAGCGTACAAAGAATGTTTTGATGATTTTTTGCTTCGTCCAATCATTCTTAAAGAATTACTAGCTCTTTTAAAAGATACGTTTAATGTGTTGAGTCCACAAGACATTGAAAGACAATCCTGCCCACATCTTGATGGCGATTGCAATGGGATCAATGTTTTAATTGTTGATGACAGCGCAACAAATATTGAGTTGATTAAGGCTTATTTTGAATCTATTGGATGTGACGGCGATTATGCGTTAAATGGACAGGAAGCTATCGAGATGGTTCGACAGAAGAAATACGATATTTGTTTTATGGATCTTCAGATGCCTGTTTTAAATGGCTTTGCCGCGGCTCAGATTATTCGTCAAGAAATTAGCCATGATTTACCGATTGTTGCACTCACCGCAGCTGATGATCAAGAGGATCGTGAAAAGTGCTCTGAAATAGGGTTTAATGATTTTTTAACAAAACCATTTAATATGGACGATTTTAAGGATAAAATTATATCATATGGCCGAAAATAA
- a CDS encoding response regulator — protein MLDKEILEAKILIIDDQKLHIGLLEDILRKSGYVNIESTTDPQEGIEFYKEKNPDLILLDLEMPKIDGFSVIEQLKEITGGERLPLLALSPDRGQDICLKALEAGAMDFIAKPYEGIEVLVRIRNIIEAQLLNNQVRDQNKILEEKVKERTKELTDTRLDIIRRLACAAECRDEDTGSHIIRMSKLCVKLGKATGLDAHQCDLLLNASPLHDIGKIGIPDSVLLKPGKLTADEWEVMKSHTVLAAQLLSGSDSELMRMAEIIALTHHEKWDGSGYPKGLKGENIPLVGRIVAICDVFDALLSRRPYKKAWTIDDALAEIRYASGKHFDPELVERFFVIVEKDREIIERDYRCEHEE, from the coding sequence ATGCTAGATAAAGAAATTTTAGAAGCAAAAATTCTAATTATTGACGATCAAAAGCTTCATATTGGTCTTTTAGAGGATATTCTGCGCAAATCTGGATATGTTAATATTGAAAGCACGACAGATCCTCAAGAAGGAATAGAATTTTATAAAGAGAAGAATCCTGACTTGATTCTTTTAGATTTAGAAATGCCTAAGATTGATGGATTTTCTGTTATTGAGCAGCTCAAAGAGATCACAGGGGGAGAACGATTACCTTTGTTGGCGCTATCGCCTGATAGAGGGCAAGATATTTGTCTTAAGGCGCTTGAAGCAGGGGCAATGGATTTTATTGCAAAGCCATACGAAGGCATTGAAGTTTTGGTGCGAATTCGAAATATTATTGAGGCGCAACTTTTAAATAATCAGGTTCGCGATCAAAATAAGATTTTAGAAGAAAAAGTTAAGGAACGCACAAAAGAACTGACAGATACCCGATTGGATATTATTAGGCGTTTAGCGTGTGCCGCTGAATGTCGAGACGAAGACACAGGATCACATATTATTCGGATGAGCAAGCTTTGTGTGAAGCTAGGGAAAGCCACAGGTCTTGATGCGCATCAATGTGATCTTTTGCTTAATGCGAGCCCTTTGCATGATATTGGAAAAATTGGAATTCCTGACAGTGTTCTTTTAAAACCAGGAAAGCTCACGGCTGATGAATGGGAGGTTATGAAGTCGCATACAGTTTTAGCGGCGCAACTTTTGTCAGGAAGTGATTCTGAGTTAATGAGAATGGCAGAAATCATTGCCTTGACTCATCATGAAAAATGGGATGGATCGGGATATCCAAAAGGATTAAAAGGAGAAAACATTCCTCTTGTTGGGCGCATTGTTGCTATTTGCGATGTTTTTGATGCGCTTTTATCAAGACGACCGTATAAAAAAGCATGGACGATCGATGATGCTCTTGCTGAAATTAGATATGCTAGTGGGAAACATTTTGATCCAGAATTAGTTGAGCGTTTTTTTGTTATCGTTGAAAAAGATCGAGAAATCATTGAACGAGATTATCGCTGTGAGCACGAAGAATAA
- the surE gene encoding 5'/3'-nucleotidase SurE, whose amino-acid sequence MKKHIKILLTNDDGIGADGILALYKELTKFASVIVVAPDSQRSSVGHGITLSRPIWVKKTKKDAGIKGHAITGTPADCIKFALEVVLKKKPDLIISGINLGPNEGCSVFYSGTVAAAREGALCGVASMAVSLNTFVDPDFSYAAKIAGRIAKKILDQSLPRGTFLNLNVPNLPKNKIKGIKLTSQGKIPIKAKFVSRKDPSDLQYYWMSGEIPKTERKETVDTVALNQGYVCITPIESDSTDYKVLSSLENWNLA is encoded by the coding sequence ATGAAAAAACACATAAAAATATTATTAACCAATGATGATGGCATCGGCGCTGATGGGATTCTAGCGCTTTATAAAGAATTGACAAAATTCGCCTCTGTTATAGTTGTGGCTCCCGATTCTCAGCGAAGCTCTGTTGGCCATGGCATTACTCTGTCTCGACCGATTTGGGTTAAGAAAACAAAAAAAGATGCAGGAATAAAAGGACATGCGATTACAGGAACTCCTGCAGATTGCATCAAATTTGCCTTAGAGGTTGTCTTGAAAAAAAAGCCAGATTTGATTATTTCTGGAATCAATTTAGGACCGAATGAAGGCTGTAGTGTTTTTTATTCGGGGACAGTGGCAGCAGCACGAGAGGGAGCACTGTGTGGTGTTGCCTCTATGGCGGTGTCGTTAAACACGTTTGTTGACCCTGATTTTTCTTATGCGGCCAAGATTGCCGGAAGAATTGCAAAAAAGATTCTTGATCAAAGTTTACCGAGAGGAACTTTTTTAAATCTTAATGTTCCAAATTTACCTAAGAATAAAATTAAAGGTATCAAATTGACGAGCCAAGGAAAGATTCCGATTAAGGCAAAATTTGTTTCAAGAAAAGACCCAAGCGATCTTCAATATTATTGGATGAGCGGCGAAATTCCAAAAACTGAACGAAAAGAGACTGTGGATACTGTTGCTCTTAATCAAGGATACGTTTGCATTACTCCTATTGAAAGCGATTCAACAGATTATAAAGTTTTGTCAAGTCTTGAAAATTGGAATTTGGCTTAA
- the mutY gene encoding A/G-specific adenine glycosylase encodes MQNIKNFSKNLISWYSKNKRDLPWRKTTDSYKIWISEIMLQQTTVNAVIPYYKAWIKKFPTMRSVANAPLQKILKQWQGLGYYSRARNIHKTAKIILKNHKGKLPCCAKDLLKLPGFGPYTTGAVLSIAFDARYPIVDANVRRVIMRQLALEGYADTSQDKKILEFLEKALPQKDLSSFNQGLMELGALICRTDNALCTMCPVKETCCAYQKGTQEIIPKPKKKVIQKIDAVVGVIKNKNSFFIQKRNNKGLLADLWEFPGGKIEKNETPKQALKRELKEEIGVNLVSAKKMINLKHFYTQFSVNLHVLDCEVSPLPKIDKTHRWVSLKNIYNYPMPSGSSKILDYIIKIRKDIE; translated from the coding sequence ATGCAAAATATAAAAAATTTCTCAAAGAATCTTATCTCTTGGTATTCGAAAAACAAACGAGATCTTCCTTGGCGCAAGACAACCGATTCGTATAAGATTTGGATTTCCGAGATTATGCTTCAGCAGACAACTGTTAACGCTGTTATTCCGTATTATAAAGCGTGGATCAAAAAGTTTCCAACAATGCGTTCAGTTGCAAACGCGCCGCTTCAGAAAATATTAAAACAATGGCAAGGGTTGGGATATTACAGCCGAGCCCGTAATATTCATAAAACCGCAAAAATTATCTTGAAGAACCACAAGGGCAAGCTTCCGTGTTGCGCCAAAGATCTTTTGAAACTGCCTGGCTTTGGCCCGTATACAACAGGGGCGGTTTTGAGCATTGCGTTTGATGCTCGTTATCCGATTGTTGATGCGAATGTCCGTCGGGTGATTATGCGCCAATTAGCTTTAGAGGGATATGCCGACACAAGCCAAGATAAGAAAATTCTAGAATTTTTAGAAAAAGCATTACCGCAAAAAGATCTTAGTTCGTTTAATCAAGGATTGATGGAGTTGGGTGCTTTGATTTGCAGAACGGATAATGCACTTTGCACCATGTGTCCGGTTAAAGAAACATGTTGCGCGTATCAAAAAGGGACACAGGAAATTATTCCTAAACCTAAAAAAAAGGTAATACAGAAAATTGATGCTGTGGTTGGGGTGATCAAAAATAAAAATTCTTTTTTTATTCAGAAAAGAAATAACAAGGGTCTTTTGGCTGATTTGTGGGAGTTTCCAGGAGGGAAGATTGAAAAAAATGAAACTCCAAAACAAGCGCTAAAGCGTGAATTAAAAGAGGAGATTGGCGTTAATCTTGTTTCTGCAAAAAAGATGATTAATCTAAAACATTTTTATACGCAATTTTCTGTTAATTTGCATGTTTTGGATTGCGAGGTTAGCCCTTTGCCGAAAATAGATAAAACACACCGCTGGGTTAGTTTGAAAAATATTTATAATTATCCTATGCCGTCAGGAAGTTCAAAGATTCTCGATTATATTATAAAGATAAGAAAAGACATAGAATGA
- a CDS encoding NAD(+)/NADH kinase — MNRKIKNALIVHKKTFFEFYFLRKIKKQKEMSFSASEMARFRLMHAEHYKTLDEVERVLKSMDIQYKKTYRKDNIDYRQHDFIVTVGGDGTFLQAARELKKEKILGVNSDPDRSVGRFCGCTKGNFKTIFNQIFSGEKKATSIARLSISSKKHKKIWQAANDVLICDQNPATMSRYVLNANGIKEYQRSSGVWFSTSAGSTGAIRSAGGRAIKLSSEQFLYQPRELYYCKNHKYQLKGGLLNFSYPVFVKSSMDDGVIYFDGAHCCATFRFGDKIRISKSRYPLKVFL; from the coding sequence ATGAATCGTAAAATCAAAAATGCACTCATTGTTCACAAGAAAACATTCTTTGAGTTTTATTTCTTAAGAAAAATAAAAAAGCAGAAAGAAATGTCATTTTCTGCCTCTGAGATGGCACGATTTCGGTTAATGCACGCTGAGCACTACAAGACACTTGATGAGGTTGAACGTGTCTTAAAGTCAATGGATATTCAATACAAAAAAACATATCGGAAAGATAATATTGATTATCGTCAACATGACTTTATTGTTACGGTTGGCGGCGATGGTACGTTTTTGCAGGCTGCCCGTGAATTAAAAAAAGAAAAGATCTTGGGCGTTAATTCTGATCCTGATCGTAGCGTTGGACGCTTTTGCGGATGCACAAAGGGAAATTTTAAAACGATTTTTAATCAGATTTTTTCGGGTGAAAAAAAGGCAACTTCAATTGCTCGATTATCAATCTCGTCTAAAAAACATAAAAAGATATGGCAAGCGGCCAATGATGTTTTGATCTGTGATCAAAATCCTGCCACCATGAGTCGATATGTTTTAAATGCAAACGGAATTAAGGAATATCAGCGTAGTTCTGGTGTATGGTTTTCGACTTCAGCTGGATCAACAGGCGCAATTCGTTCTGCAGGTGGACGTGCCATAAAATTATCGAGTGAGCAATTTTTATATCAGCCTAGAGAGCTCTACTATTGTAAAAATCATAAGTATCAGCTTAAAGGGGGATTGCTTAATTTTTCTTATCCGGTTTTTGTTAAGTCATCAATGGATGATGGTGTCATTTATTTTGATGGTGCACATTGTTGCGCCACCTTTAGGTTTGGTGATAAAATCCGCATTTCAAAATCTAGATATCCGCTAAAGGTTTTTCTTTAA
- a CDS encoding HAD family phosphatase produces the protein MKNLMCKSVIFDMDGVITDTMPYHYQAWKHIFEREGVPMSYLDVYQREGQTGIKAVREIFKDHERTISFKKAKEILIEKEELFKKIFRPKFIKGARRFLKRMHKDNFVLALATGTARHELNKILPKELKDLFSVIVTGSDVKKGKPHPEPYKKVLKALKIKPEESVVIENAPLGIESAKGAKLRCLALETSLPRKYLKKADYIFSSFEELQNSICFAKE, from the coding sequence ATGAAAAATCTTATGTGTAAATCTGTTATCTTTGACATGGATGGTGTTATTACTGACACAATGCCGTATCATTATCAGGCATGGAAGCATATTTTTGAACGTGAAGGTGTTCCTATGAGCTATTTAGATGTCTATCAAAGAGAAGGGCAAACTGGCATTAAAGCTGTTCGGGAAATTTTTAAAGATCACGAGCGAACAATTAGTTTTAAAAAAGCCAAAGAAATTCTGATTGAAAAAGAAGAGCTTTTTAAGAAAATTTTTCGGCCTAAATTTATTAAAGGAGCTCGAAGATTTTTAAAACGAATGCACAAAGACAATTTTGTTTTAGCACTTGCTACCGGAACGGCGCGTCATGAGCTTAATAAGATTTTACCAAAAGAGTTAAAAGATTTATTTTCTGTTATTGTCACAGGAAGTGATGTTAAAAAAGGAAAGCCACATCCAGAACCATACAAAAAAGTTTTAAAAGCGCTGAAAATAAAACCAGAAGAATCTGTTGTTATTGAAAATGCACCTTTGGGAATCGAATCTGCCAAAGGTGCTAAATTGAGATGTTTAGCGCTTGAAACATCTTTGCCGCGCAAATATTTAAAAAAAGCAGACTATATTTTTTCTTCGTTTGAGGAACTTCAAAATTCTATTTGTTTCGCTAAAGAATAA
- a CDS encoding SUMF1/EgtB/PvdO family nonheme iron enzyme, which yields MYYKKNFIFTLSLFVFFLLIPSFALAGGLEIDSFGPYSIDTDNDTLTFKADISWNYAWRNDVSHDAVWIFMKYYDPDDTEWCHATMAATGTNPTGFVPTQGAEIVVPDDGLGFFIRRATNGTSNALVLDPVEFVWDYGTDGLLDSDVQDATTTFRLFGIEMVYIPSGGFYVGDGDSSFLNGNFEDATSGDPKFIDSEDLLTLGGGGTGSLGNNNAAGMDTADDFNDSTSKTLPETFPKGYNAFYLMKYEITNGQYRDFLNTLTYEQQVSRTENAPNSAAGTRAMDDSFGNVYRNRIEIETSGDDSPSTPAVYACDLDNDGSYDETTDGEWIALTFLYWDDLAAFLDWAALRPWTELEFEKACRGPLDAIEDEYAWGTTDYKSGTRYTLSNAGQANEGIATNYSTTTGNQVTSGSYDSGNAGPMRVGIFAGNTSNTGRETAGAGYYGNMELTGNLSEQVVTVGHATGRNFKGTHGDGELTDDTVTGYEGNATNLDWPGIDSTNARGVTGSTGSGSRGGGWFDNISLGPIVSKRIEAADVSTSYIFKKGGRGARTAPVFSNMGN from the coding sequence ATGTATTATAAAAAGAACTTTATTTTTACGCTGTCTCTGTTTGTTTTTTTTCTTTTAATCCCGTCTTTTGCTTTAGCCGGTGGTCTCGAGATAGATTCATTTGGCCCATACTCAATTGATACTGACAATGATACACTAACTTTTAAAGCTGATATATCCTGGAATTATGCCTGGCGCAATGATGTTAGTCATGATGCAGTTTGGATTTTTATGAAATACTATGATCCCGATGATACCGAGTGGTGTCATGCGACTATGGCTGCAACTGGTACAAACCCTACAGGATTTGTACCGACTCAAGGAGCTGAAATCGTTGTTCCTGATGATGGTCTAGGATTTTTTATTCGAAGAGCTACCAACGGAACAAGCAATGCCTTAGTTCTTGATCCCGTTGAATTTGTTTGGGATTACGGAACAGATGGGCTCCTTGATTCCGATGTCCAAGACGCAACAACAACCTTTAGACTATTCGGAATTGAAATGGTTTATATTCCAAGTGGTGGATTTTATGTTGGCGATGGTGACAGCTCTTTTCTAAATGGTAATTTTGAAGACGCAACAAGTGGAGATCCAAAGTTTATCGACAGTGAAGATTTGTTGACATTGGGCGGAGGAGGAACCGGAAGCCTTGGAAATAACAATGCCGCAGGCATGGATACAGCTGATGATTTTAATGATTCAACCTCTAAAACCCTACCAGAAACTTTCCCAAAAGGATACAATGCTTTTTATTTAATGAAATATGAAATAACAAACGGTCAATATAGAGATTTTTTAAATACATTAACCTACGAACAGCAAGTATCAAGAACAGAAAATGCTCCAAATTCTGCAGCCGGCACTCGAGCAATGGATGATTCTTTTGGCAATGTTTATAGAAATCGAATTGAAATTGAAACATCAGGTGATGATTCTCCATCAACACCAGCAGTGTATGCCTGCGACTTAGACAATGATGGAAGTTATGACGAAACAACGGATGGAGAATGGATTGCTCTTACTTTTTTATATTGGGATGATCTAGCAGCTTTTTTAGATTGGGCGGCTCTACGTCCTTGGACAGAACTTGAATTTGAAAAAGCGTGTCGAGGCCCTCTTGATGCTATTGAAGATGAATATGCCTGGGGAACAACCGATTATAAATCCGGTACACGCTATACACTTTCCAATGCCGGTCAAGCGAATGAAGGAATTGCAACAAACTACTCAACAACGACAGGAAATCAAGTTACTTCAGGTAGTTATGATTCGGGAAACGCTGGACCTATGCGAGTTGGTATTTTTGCTGGCAATACATCTAATACTGGACGGGAAACTGCTGGCGCAGGTTATTACGGCAATATGGAACTCACCGGTAATCTATCCGAACAAGTTGTAACTGTTGGACACGCAACAGGACGTAATTTTAAGGGAACGCATGGCGATGGAGAACTAACTGACGATACAGTCACAGGGTACGAAGGAAATGCGACAAATTTAGACTGGCCTGGCATTGATTCAACCAACGCGCGAGGAGTGACTGGATCAACAGGAAGTGGATCACGTGGCGGTGGATGGTTTGACAATATCTCCCTAGGACCAATTGTTTCAAAAAGAATTGAGGCCGCTGATGTCTCAACTTCGTATATTTTCAAAAAAGGCGGTCGAGGAGCACGCACAGCGCCTGTATTTTCAAATATGGGAAATTAA
- a CDS encoding VTT domain-containing protein codes for MTNIFKKLYLWVIHWAKTPYAVFALFLLAVAESSFFIVPPDTLLIAMGLAKPKKSYFYALVCSVGSVLGGIIGYAIGYFLWERVQGFFIPHIFSQNIFDAVKAKYALHSFWIVFTAAFTPIPYKVFTITAGVCSISLLGFFVASVIGRSMRFFIVATVFYFFGDRAEEFIEKYFNWLTIGFSVLLILGFLLAKKIL; via the coding sequence TTGACTAATATATTTAAAAAATTATATTTATGGGTTATTCATTGGGCAAAAACACCTTATGCTGTTTTTGCCCTTTTTCTTTTAGCGGTTGCAGAATCTAGCTTTTTTATTGTTCCGCCTGATACCTTGTTGATTGCCATGGGGCTAGCAAAGCCAAAAAAATCTTATTTTTATGCACTTGTTTGTAGTGTTGGATCTGTTTTGGGTGGAATTATAGGATATGCGATTGGATATTTTTTGTGGGAAAGGGTGCAAGGATTTTTTATTCCTCATATTTTTAGTCAAAACATTTTTGATGCGGTAAAAGCAAAATATGCACTTCATTCTTTTTGGATTGTTTTTACGGCCGCGTTTACGCCAATTCCATACAAAGTTTTTACGATTACCGCAGGTGTTTGCTCCATTAGTCTTTTAGGTTTTTTTGTAGCTTCTGTTATTGGACGTTCGATGAGATTTTTTATTGTGGCAACAGTATTTTATTTTTTTGGAGACAGGGCAGAGGAGTTTATTGAAAAGTATTTTAATTGGTTAACAATTGGATTTTCGGTTCTTTTAATCTTGGGATTTTTATTAGCAAAGAAAATTCTCTAG
- a CDS encoding RNA methyltransferase has product MKTLQKLSHQQIVKRQEKRLKQPRIPACVVLNNIRSLYNVGSIFRTADGAGFEKIWLCGITGTPPNAMISKTALGAEEVVDWEQRNSASELIEDLKAQGYKIFVLEQADTSISFEKIKAYGPVCLVLGNEIEGVSEDVANLCDQAVEIEMSGIKNSLNVSVAFGIMAYQIRNCLKS; this is encoded by the coding sequence ATGAAAACATTGCAAAAACTAAGCCATCAGCAAATCGTAAAACGACAAGAAAAAAGGCTTAAACAGCCACGCATCCCAGCATGTGTCGTTTTAAATAATATTCGCTCTCTGTATAATGTTGGGTCTATTTTTAGAACAGCGGATGGAGCTGGATTTGAAAAAATTTGGCTTTGTGGTATTACGGGCACTCCCCCAAATGCAATGATTTCAAAAACCGCTCTTGGCGCAGAAGAAGTTGTTGATTGGGAACAAAGAAATAGCGCTAGTGAACTCATAGAGGATTTAAAAGCCCAAGGATATAAGATTTTTGTTTTAGAGCAAGCCGATACAAGTATTTCGTTTGAGAAGATTAAAGCTTATGGGCCTGTATGTTTGGTTTTAGGCAATGAAATAGAGGGTGTTTCTGAAGATGTTGCAAATTTGTGCGATCAGGCTGTTGAAATAGAAATGTCAGGCATTAAAAATTCGCTTAATGTTTCAGTGGCGTTTGGTATCATGGCGTACCAAATTAGAAATTGTTTAAAATCATAG